One Bartonella kosoyi DNA segment encodes these proteins:
- a CDS encoding Maf family nucleotide pyrophosphatase — MKIIKEWGKKRWAETLGGKMDLGEEIHLVLASASPRRLMLLAQMGIEPQQVYASDIDETPKLKEHPANLAKRLAKEKALKAQESLRWYAQKSQENQNLQEKLSGQKMIILAADTVVAVGRTVLPKPESEDEAYECLRFLSGRAHKVYGAICALNEQGKITVKLVETRVRFRRLTSFMMKAYLDSGEWQGKAGGYAIQGKAGAFVVYIAGSYSNVVGLPLAETADLLTAYHYPLYAQWTEEMP, encoded by the coding sequence ATGAAAATTATAAAAGAGTGGGGGAAAAAGCGTTGGGCAGAAACTCTTGGGGGAAAAATGGATTTGGGAGAAGAAATTCATTTGGTGCTTGCCTCTGCTTCGCCACGGCGTTTAATGCTCTTAGCGCAAATGGGCATTGAGCCCCAACAGGTTTATGCAAGCGATATTGATGAAACGCCAAAATTAAAAGAACATCCCGCAAACCTTGCCAAACGTTTGGCAAAAGAAAAAGCACTCAAAGCGCAAGAGAGCTTGCGCTGGTACGCTCAAAAATCCCAAGAAAATCAAAACCTCCAAGAAAAATTATCTGGGCAGAAAATGATTATCTTGGCGGCTGATACGGTGGTGGCGGTGGGGCGCACCGTTCTTCCTAAACCAGAAAGCGAGGATGAGGCTTATGAATGTTTACGCTTCCTTTCTGGAAGGGCGCACAAGGTCTATGGCGCCATTTGTGCCTTGAATGAACAGGGAAAAATAACCGTAAAATTGGTTGAAACGCGTGTCCGTTTTAGACGTTTAACCTCTTTTATGATGAAGGCTTACCTTGATTCTGGAGAATGGCAAGGGAAAGCAGGTGGCTACGCTATCCAAGGAAAAGCTGGCGCTTTTGTGGTCTATATCGCAGGCTCTTATTCGAATGTCGTGGGATTGCCTTTGGCGGAAACCGCCGATCTCTTGACTGCTTATCACTATCCACTTTACGCTCAGTGGACTGAAGAGATGCCGTAG
- the infA gene encoding translation initiation factor IF-1 translates to MSKEEVLEFSGIVTELLPNAMFRVKLENDHEIIAHTAGRMRKNRIRVLAGDKIMVEMTPYDLTKGRITYRYK, encoded by the coding sequence ATGTCAAAAGAAGAAGTTTTAGAATTTTCGGGTATCGTTACCGAACTCTTGCCGAATGCGATGTTTCGTGTAAAACTCGAAAATGATCATGAAATTATTGCTCATACTGCTGGAAGAATGCGAAAAAATCGCATTCGCGTGTTAGCCGGTGATAAAATCATGGTCGAAATGACCCCTTATGATTTAACAAAAGGACGCATTACATACCGTTATAAGTAA
- the yacG gene encoding DNA gyrase inhibitor YacG codes for MQGERQQKECQKVQSKNEKKETEENLMKEERTQTFQSQRKLHSQKGCSEQQDPPLLKDTRPPHPCPICGQMSQKSAYPFCSPRCRAIDLNRWLSGAYILPPPSQVSDEEE; via the coding sequence ATGCAGGGTGAAAGGCAGCAAAAAGAGTGCCAAAAAGTGCAAAGCAAAAATGAAAAAAAAGAAACAGAAGAAAATTTAATGAAAGAGGAAAGAACACAAACGTTTCAAAGTCAAAGGAAGCTGCATAGTCAAAAAGGATGCTCTGAGCAACAAGATCCCCCTTTGCTAAAAGACACTCGTCCGCCGCATCCTTGTCCTATTTGTGGTCAAATGTCGCAAAAATCTGCTTATCCTTTTTGCTCACCCCGATGCCGCGCCATTGACCTTAATCGTTGGCTTTCGGGGGCTTATATCCTTCCTCCACCTTCGCAGGTTAGTGATGAAGAAGAATAA